The Lipingzhangella halophila genome segment ACCGGCAGCGCCGCCCGGCACACCATGGAGATCGCCCGTGACGCCGAGCGCAGTGGCGTCAGCGACGACCAGTGGTGGTACGCGGTCGAGCCCCTGTTCACCAGCTACCTCGCGGGCCGCTACCTACCGCTGACCGCGCGCGTGGGGGAGGCGATCGGCGCGCCGCACAGCGATCCGCGCCGCGAGTTCGAGTTCGGCCTGGCCCGCATCCTGGATGGGCTGGAGGACCTGGTGGTCTCCCGGTCCCGGTCCGGTTAACCCTGGAGCGCGAGCCGACGCGGCCGGATGGAACTCCCCAGCAGTAGTAATCCCATGATCGGATCTCATGATCCCTGGTCATTCCCGGCCGGTGTGAAGGGCGGTATTTGTCCGACCCGACAAAGAAGGGCCGGAGATGCTGGTCGGGGCGACAACCCGTGAACGCGCCCGACACCGGCAGGATTGCGGAATCATCAGCATTCCCGTTCGCCCATTGCCCCAGATGCCGCGAGCGGGGCGAGAGAAATGGGGGAGCCCATGACCAGCTCCACATTGGCATCGATCGCCACGTTCGCCGTGTATTTCGTGGTGATGGTCGTGATCGGCCTCTGGGTGTTCAGGCGAACCGCGTCCCTGTCCGACTTCGTGCTCGGGGGGCGGCAGCTGAACAGTTGGGTGGCCGGGCTGAGCGCGAACGCCAGTGACTTCAGCGCCTGGCTGCTGTTGGGACTTCCCGGCGCGATCTACCTGTCCGGACTCGGTGAGGCGTGGATCGCCGTGGGCCTGGCTATCGGTTTCGCCGCCAGTTGGTACCTTCTCGCGGGCCGGCTGCGTGTGTTCACCGAGCGCGCCACGGACGCCCGCAGCGGCGGCGAGTCCAACTCCCTCACCTTGTCCTCCTACCTGGAGAACCGGTTCGGCGACCGCAGCGGGACGCTCCGTGCCGTCTCGGCCATCCTGATCCTGGTCTTCTACCTCTTCTACGTGGCCTCCGGGCTGGTCGCCATGGGCGGCCTGTTCGAGCAGGTCTTCGGCATGTCGGCGAACACCGCCATCGTCATCGGCGTGTCGATCGTGGTGCTCTACACCTTCCTCGGCGGCTTCCTCGCGGTGAGCTTCACCGACGTCATCCAGGCCGTGATGATGTGGTGCGCGCTGCTCGTCGTGCCGCTCGTGGCCATCGTCGCCATCTCCACCGACCCTGACCGGAGCCTGAACGGCGGCGCGGGATCGGTCTTCGGCGGTGTCTCCGGGCTGGACGGCTCCTGGACACCCGCCGACGCCCTGGTGCCCGTGGTCGTCATCTCCGGGCTGGCCTGGGGATTCGGTTACCTCGGCCAGCCGCACATCCTGGCCCGGTTCATGGGGATCCGCTCCAGGCGCGACGTTCCTGCGGCGGGGGCCATCAGCGTCGGCTGGGCTGTCACCGCCATGGCAATGGCGCTCGTCGTCGGCTTCACCGGTGTGGCGTTCTTCGACCAGCCGCTCGACGAGGACATGGCGGAGCAGGTGTTTCCGCAGCTGATCCAGGCGTTGATGAACCCCTGGGTGGCCGGGTTCCTGCTGGCCGCCATCCTGGCCGCGGTCATGAGCACCGCCGACTCCCAGCTGCTGGTGGCCTCCGCGGCGCTGACCGAGGACGGCTACCGCGCCTTCCTCAACCGTGGCGCCTCGGCGCTGTCGCTGGTGTGGATCAGCCGCGGCGCGGTGGTGCTGGTGGCCGCCGTAGCCGCCGGCATCGCCCTGTCGGGCAACAACACCATCATGGACCTGGTGGGATACGCCTGGGCCGGCTTCGGCGCCGGCTTCGGCCCGGTCATCCTTCTCTCGCTGTACTGGCGGCGGATGAACCGCGCCGGCGCGCTGGCGGGCATGGTCACCGGCGGGGTCGCGGCCATCGCCTGGGACGTGCTCGACGAGCAGGTGCTGGGCACCGAGCTGTACGCGATGGTGCCGGCGGTGGCCGCCAGCTTCCTGGCCATCATGGTGTGCAACCCGCTGGGGCGGGCCAGCCAGCAGATGGAGCAGGACTTCGACCGAGTCGACGGGGAGTACAAGGACCTCACACCCGTCGGCTGAGTACCGATGGCGCGCCCGAGCCCGGGGCCCGCGGACCCCGCCGGGTCCGCGGGCCCTTCGCGGTCTGCCCAGCATGTGCGGTCGCGGACGTCCGGGGCGTGGTTGGCCGGCGTGTGCTCGCCCGGCGAAGGCCGTCGCCGGGCGCCCTCGGGCTACCGGTGGTGTTGCATCAGCAGTTGCAGGTGCGTAAAGAGCCGTTCGTTGGAGTCGGACAGGTCGAGCCCGCTCACGGACTCGGCCCGGCGAAGCCGGTAGCGCAGTGTGTTCGGGTGGATGTGCAGCCGCCCCGCTGCCCTGCGCACATCACCGAAGTCCGCGAGGTAGGCCAGTAGCGAGGCAACGAGCTTGCCCCCGGACTCGGCGTCGTGTGCGATCAGCCGGTCGACCCGGGGGTCGCGGAGAGAGGGGTTCTTCCGCACGTGCGCCAGCGTTTCGCTGACCAGCACCCGCGCTCGTACCTCGGAGATCGTGGCGACGTCCGTGTCCAGGTCGCGGCCCATCGCGTCGAGGATCCGGTCCGCCTCGCCCCGGGACCAGGGGACGTCGGACAGCGAGTCGACCAGTGACCCGACCGCGCCCTGCACCGAGGCGCCGAACATCCCGCGCGCCGCCCGAACGGTCTTGCGTGTCAGCGCGAGCGCGGACGACTCCGACCGGTGCGTGATATCGGGCAGGAGGACGTAGACGCGGTGGCCCAGCGCTGTCACCAGGGCGGCGTGCCGGTAGGCGGCGGCGTGCACCGAGACGAGGTCGACCATCCGGCGCCGCCTCATCTCCTGTCCGGAGCGGTCGCCCCCGTGAGCGGCATCCGGCCGGCGCTCGTGGCCATCGGGGTAGGCCGCGCCCGGCGTGTCCAGTGTCAGCGCCATGACCAGCGCGGCCCGGTCAGGGGACACCTTGATGGTGTCGGAGAGGGCAGCGGCCTCGACCCGGCCTTCCAGCAGCCCGGCCAGCAGGTCCTCGCGCAGCCGCAGCCCCGCGGTCACTTCGGTGCGGTGCCGCACCATTTGCAGGGAGGTCACGCGGGCGGCGCCCACCAGTGCTTCTTCCGCCCCCTCTGCCAGCGGCTGGGACCGCTCCTGCACCCAGATCGTCCCCAGCGGCTGCGAACCGGCACGCACGCCCACCGCGAGGCGCCGCCGGATGCCCAGCTCCGGGCGCTCGTCGATGTGCACGACCTCGTCGCTGGAGCGCAGCCGGGTGAAGACCCCCCACTCGCGGAGCAGCCCCAGGTACTGCTCCGGCCCCTGGCGCCCCAGGATCGACAGCCGGCGCAGCTCATCGCCCTCCTCCCCGCTGGAATAGGCGAGCACCCGGCTGGCCGCGTCCTCGATCGTCACCAGCCCGCCGGTCAGCGTGGAGATCGACTGTGCCAGCGAGAACAGGTCGCCCGCGGAGTCACCCAGCTCCGTTTCGGTGGTCAGCCGGGCGTCCTCGACCACGTTGCGGCACAGTGACTGCAGCTGATCCCAGCGCACGTCCGGGCGGACGGCGAGGAGCGCGACCCCGGACTCGCTCGCGGCCGCGCGTAGCTGCTCGACCTCGCCACTACTCGACGACCGGGAACTCACTTTTACCGCGACAGCCGCCGCCCCGCGCCGGGCCGCCGAGCTGATCAGGTGCCGCGCCGCACCCCCGCGTGCTCCTATGAGGAGTACCAGGTCCCCGGCGAACGCCTCGCTCTCGTCATCGGGGTCGAGGATCACAACGTTGCCGACGCGGAGGTCCAGGCCCGCGGGGGCGGCGAGCACGTCGACGAGAGGGGCGCCCACCGTGAGCAGTAGCTGGCGCAGCAGCACGCCGCCGGAAGCGGCGGTGTCCTCGGATGTATCGAGCTCGGTGTTC includes the following:
- the putP gene encoding sodium/proline symporter PutP, translating into MTSSTLASIATFAVYFVVMVVIGLWVFRRTASLSDFVLGGRQLNSWVAGLSANASDFSAWLLLGLPGAIYLSGLGEAWIAVGLAIGFAASWYLLAGRLRVFTERATDARSGGESNSLTLSSYLENRFGDRSGTLRAVSAILILVFYLFYVASGLVAMGGLFEQVFGMSANTAIVIGVSIVVLYTFLGGFLAVSFTDVIQAVMMWCALLVVPLVAIVAISTDPDRSLNGGAGSVFGGVSGLDGSWTPADALVPVVVISGLAWGFGYLGQPHILARFMGIRSRRDVPAAGAISVGWAVTAMAMALVVGFTGVAFFDQPLDEDMAEQVFPQLIQALMNPWVAGFLLAAILAAVMSTADSQLLVASAALTEDGYRAFLNRGASALSLVWISRGAVVLVAAVAAGIALSGNNTIMDLVGYAWAGFGAGFGPVILLSLYWRRMNRAGALAGMVTGGVAAIAWDVLDEQVLGTELYAMVPAVAASFLAIMVCNPLGRASQQMEQDFDRVDGEYKDLTPVG
- a CDS encoding PucR family transcriptional regulator is translated as MNTELDTSEDTAASGGVLLRQLLLTVGAPLVDVLAAPAGLDLRVGNVVILDPDDESEAFAGDLVLLIGARGGAARHLISSAARRGAAAVAVKVSSRSSSSGEVEQLRAAASESGVALLAVRPDVRWDQLQSLCRNVVEDARLTTETELGDSAGDLFSLAQSISTLTGGLVTIEDAASRVLAYSSGEEGDELRRLSILGRQGPEQYLGLLREWGVFTRLRSSDEVVHIDERPELGIRRRLAVGVRAGSQPLGTIWVQERSQPLAEGAEEALVGAARVTSLQMVRHRTEVTAGLRLREDLLAGLLEGRVEAAALSDTIKVSPDRAALVMALTLDTPGAAYPDGHERRPDAAHGGDRSGQEMRRRRMVDLVSVHAAAYRHAALVTALGHRVYVLLPDITHRSESSALALTRKTVRAARGMFGASVQGAVGSLVDSLSDVPWSRGEADRILDAMGRDLDTDVATISEVRARVLVSETLAHVRKNPSLRDPRVDRLIAHDAESGGKLVASLLAYLADFGDVRRAAGRLHIHPNTLRYRLRRAESVSGLDLSDSNERLFTHLQLLMQHHR